A single window of Syntrophotalea acetylenica DNA harbors:
- the trpS gene encoding tryptophan--tRNA ligase: MRVLSGIQPSGSLHLGNYFGMMKKMIDYQQHHELFCFIANYHAMTSVPDGKALATGTLEAAANFLALGLDPDKSVFWVQSDVPEVQELTWVLSNFTPMGLLERCHSYKDKVAKGIAPNHGLFAYPVLMAADILLFGGELVPVGKDQKQHLEVARDIAIKFNNEHGEVLVVPEPDIDDEIATIPGLDGQKMSKSYKNTIDLFLEEKALRKQVMRIVTDPTPVEDPKDPDKCNVFQIYRLFLDKQQEQALRQRYLAGGLGYGEVKQELFETVRDFFAPFAQRREELLGDKDQLRAILAEGAQKARGAASKIMRKVRKKTGLAY, encoded by the coding sequence ATGCGCGTTCTTTCCGGCATTCAGCCTTCCGGTTCCCTGCATCTTGGCAACTATTTCGGCATGATGAAGAAAATGATCGACTACCAGCAGCACCACGAGCTGTTCTGCTTCATCGCCAACTACCACGCCATGACCAGCGTGCCCGACGGCAAAGCCCTCGCCACCGGCACCCTGGAAGCCGCCGCCAACTTCCTGGCCCTGGGCCTGGATCCCGATAAAAGCGTATTCTGGGTGCAGTCCGACGTGCCTGAGGTGCAGGAGCTGACCTGGGTGCTGTCCAACTTCACCCCCATGGGTCTGCTGGAACGCTGCCACAGTTACAAGGACAAGGTGGCCAAGGGCATCGCCCCGAACCACGGACTGTTCGCCTATCCGGTGCTGATGGCGGCGGACATTCTGCTGTTTGGGGGAGAGCTGGTGCCGGTGGGCAAGGACCAGAAGCAGCACCTCGAAGTCGCGCGGGACATCGCCATCAAATTCAATAACGAACACGGCGAAGTGCTGGTGGTCCCAGAACCGGATATCGACGACGAAATCGCCACCATCCCCGGACTCGACGGCCAGAAAATGAGCAAAAGCTACAAAAACACCATCGACCTTTTTCTGGAGGAAAAGGCCCTGCGCAAGCAGGTGATGCGCATTGTCACCGATCCGACCCCGGTGGAGGATCCCAAGGATCCCGACAAGTGCAATGTCTTTCAGATCTATCGCCTGTTTCTGGACAAGCAGCAGGAGCAGGCCCTGCGCCAGCGCTACCTGGCTGGCGGGCTTGGCTACGGCGAGGTCAAGCAGGAACTGTTCGAAACGGTGCGGGATTTTTTCGCGCCTTTTGCGCAACGCCGGGAGGAACTGCTGGGCGACAAGGATCAGCTCCGGGCCATTCTGGCCGAAGGGGCACAAAAAGCCCGCGGGGCCGCATCGAAGATCATGCGCAAGGTGCGCAAGAAAACCGGCCTGGCGTATTGA
- the asnS gene encoding asparagine--tRNA ligase — translation MSVTSETRSRRMRVAGVLQACRPMPALWVCGWVRTVRRGKDITFVALNDGSCLENLQVVLDSRMEGYAAAAHCGTGAALHVEGELVASPAAGQSWELHARRVRILGDADGDYPLQKKRHSFEYLRSIAHLRPRANTFGAVFRMRSALSFAVHSFFRERGFLYVHTPIITANDCEGAGEMFRVSTLPAEQPPMVDESIDWRQDFFGEKTGLTVSGQLQGELFATAFSDIYTFGPTFRAENSNTSRHAAEFWMIEPEMAFADLADDCVLAEDFLRYLVRFALDSCSGDLEFFDQRIEPGLIDKLEKLATADFSVMTYDEAVRRLERAPVGFEYPVAWGADLQSEHERYLTEQVVGGPLFVTDYPADIKAFYMRLNDDGRTVAAMDLLVPRVGEIIGGSQREERLVVLQEKMRKAGIDPARLDWYLDIRRWGSCPHAGFGLGFERLLMYVTGMENIRDVIPFPRTPGNARF, via the coding sequence ATGAGCGTCACAAGTGAAACGCGTTCGCGCAGGATGCGTGTTGCCGGCGTATTGCAGGCCTGCCGGCCGATGCCGGCGCTGTGGGTCTGCGGGTGGGTCCGCACCGTGCGGCGCGGCAAGGATATAACCTTTGTCGCACTGAACGATGGCTCCTGCCTGGAAAATCTGCAGGTGGTGCTTGATTCCCGGATGGAAGGATACGCCGCGGCAGCGCATTGCGGAACCGGTGCGGCTTTGCATGTGGAGGGCGAACTGGTTGCGTCGCCCGCCGCCGGGCAGTCATGGGAACTGCATGCCCGCCGCGTAAGGATCCTTGGAGATGCCGACGGCGATTATCCCCTGCAGAAGAAACGCCACAGCTTTGAATATCTGCGCTCCATCGCTCACCTGCGGCCGCGGGCCAATACCTTTGGCGCCGTGTTTCGCATGCGCAGTGCCCTGTCGTTCGCGGTTCACAGCTTTTTCCGGGAGCGGGGCTTTCTGTATGTCCACACCCCGATCATTACCGCCAACGACTGCGAGGGGGCCGGCGAGATGTTCCGCGTCAGCACCCTGCCGGCGGAGCAGCCGCCGATGGTGGACGAGAGTATCGACTGGCGGCAGGACTTTTTCGGCGAAAAGACCGGTCTGACGGTCAGCGGGCAGCTGCAGGGGGAGCTGTTTGCCACGGCTTTCTCCGATATTTATACCTTCGGCCCCACCTTCCGGGCGGAAAATTCCAACACCAGCCGGCATGCGGCGGAGTTCTGGATGATCGAGCCGGAAATGGCGTTTGCCGACCTGGCCGACGACTGTGTGCTGGCGGAGGATTTTTTGCGTTACCTGGTGCGGTTTGCGCTGGATTCGTGCAGCGGGGATCTGGAATTTTTCGATCAGCGCATCGAGCCGGGCCTGATCGACAAGCTGGAAAAACTGGCCACGGCGGATTTTTCCGTCATGACCTACGACGAGGCGGTCCGGCGTCTCGAACGGGCCCCGGTTGGTTTTGAATACCCCGTCGCCTGGGGTGCCGATCTGCAATCGGAGCATGAACGTTACCTGACCGAACAGGTGGTTGGCGGACCGCTGTTCGTAACCGACTATCCGGCCGATATCAAGGCGTTTTACATGCGTCTGAACGACGACGGCCGCACCGTGGCGGCCATGGATCTGCTGGTGCCGCGGGTCGGGGAGATCATCGGCGGCAGTCAGCGCGAAGAGCGCCTCGTCGTCCTGCAGGAGAAGATGCGCAAGGCTGGCATCGACCCGGCGCGTCTCGACTGGTATCTCGATATCCGCCGCTGGGGAAGCTGTCCCCACGCCGGCTTCGGTCTCGGTTTCGAGCGGCTGCTGATGTACGTGACCGGCATGGAGAACATCCGCGACGTGATACCGTTTCCGCGCACACCGGGCAACGCCAGGTTTTAA
- a CDS encoding AAA family ATPase, producing the protein MESPVTVKPSLAITILKSGLGVNVPMFLWGPPGIGKSQIVAQVAASLNLPLIDIRAVLLDPVDLRGVPSVENGTTRWNPPDFLPRHGEGVLFLDELSQAPDSVQSSLLQLVLDRRLGEYCLPDNWRILAAGNRVTDGTFSRKISKALGSRFATHLELAVDLDEWCVWAIANQVPSEILAFLRLRPDLLHHFDPKAQGNSFPCPRVWANIGQFLGKLPVEAELPFFAGALGFGAAAEFTSFLKIYRDLPEVDAIMRDPDQAVVPQEPSVLYALCGAMSRKVTLDNATAAFRYMRRLPTEFQVVWLRDTLQAEPGLATSREFGRWAEDNGDLLL; encoded by the coding sequence ATGGAATCCCCGGTAACGGTCAAACCCTCGCTCGCCATCACGATCCTGAAAAGCGGACTTGGCGTCAACGTTCCCATGTTTCTCTGGGGGCCGCCGGGAATCGGCAAGTCGCAGATCGTGGCCCAGGTAGCGGCCTCGCTGAACCTGCCTCTGATCGATATTCGTGCCGTGCTGCTGGATCCCGTGGACCTGCGCGGCGTACCGTCGGTCGAAAACGGTACCACCCGCTGGAATCCTCCGGATTTTCTTCCCAGGCACGGCGAAGGGGTGCTGTTTCTGGACGAGCTGTCCCAGGCACCCGATTCGGTACAGAGTTCGCTGTTGCAGCTTGTGCTGGACCGCCGCCTCGGCGAATACTGCCTGCCCGATAACTGGCGGATTCTGGCGGCGGGCAACCGGGTAACGGACGGCACTTTCAGCCGCAAGATCAGCAAGGCGCTGGGCTCCCGCTTCGCGACCCATTTGGAACTGGCTGTCGATCTCGATGAATGGTGCGTCTGGGCAATCGCCAATCAGGTACCCTCGGAAATCCTCGCCTTTCTGCGCCTGCGGCCGGACCTGCTGCATCATTTCGATCCCAAGGCCCAGGGCAACTCCTTCCCCTGCCCGAGGGTCTGGGCCAACATCGGCCAGTTTCTCGGCAAACTGCCCGTCGAAGCGGAACTGCCGTTCTTTGCTGGAGCACTGGGCTTCGGGGCCGCCGCGGAATTCACATCCTTCCTGAAAATCTATCGGGATCTGCCGGAAGTCGATGCCATCATGCGCGATCCGGACCAGGCGGTTGTGCCGCAGGAACCGTCGGTGCTCTACGCACTGTGCGGAGCCATGAGCCGTAAAGTCACGCTGGACAACGCCACGGCGGCATTTCGCTACATGCGGCGGCTGCCCACCGAATTCCAGGTGGTCTGGCTGC
- the lon gene encoding endopeptidase La has product MTDDRDKMEDDHEKTIEADFAAEDTPEPAETEKPKDGLVVASDVLPPTLPIIPLRPRPAFPGILTPMVFTGDKHIAMARRAVETSSKMMGLVLVKEVEEPDSPDNLHRFGVVGRIMKVLHSDDDSIHLLVNCLERFSIRELSESKRGLFAWVDYHYAAELSVNPELRAYSMAIISALKELVQINPLYSEEIKMFLNRQSMDDPGRLTDFAANLTSGDGQLLQDILETIDVRKRIDKVLVLLKKELEVSRLQTKISKQIEQKVSAQQREFFLREQLKAIKKELGLEKEGKVSEIEKFEKRLENLTLSEEAEKTIHEEIEKMRLIEPSSPEYNVSRNYLDWLTILPWGKHSKDNYNIERARRILDRDHYGLKDVKDRILEFIAVGKLKGDISGSILCLVGPPGVGKTSIGKSIAAALNRTFYRFSLGGMRDEAEIKGHRRTYIGAMPGRFIQAMKSAGTANPVLMLDEIDKIGASFQGDPASALLEVLDPEQNSSFRDHYLDVPFDLSNVLFVATANQLDTIPAPLLDRMEIIRLAGYILEEKMEIARRYLIPKALENHGLDKGQVTIRKDALHTIIDGYAREAGVRSLENRIKKIMRYAAMEFSQGHADKITVGKKDVEAILGKPVFTEEEVFEDVPGVVTGLAWTSMGGATLQIEATAMPSSGKGFKQTGQLGKVMIESSDIAYSYVMAHLEEYGVDPEFFDKHFVHLHVPAGATPKDGPSAGVTMATALLSMITGRPVIKKLGMTGELTLTGKVLPIGGVKEKIIAVKRIGLDTVILPEANRKDFEELPEHLQEGLKVHFARDYRDVYKVAFAGA; this is encoded by the coding sequence ATGACTGACGACCGGGACAAAATGGAAGACGATCATGAAAAAACCATAGAGGCCGATTTTGCCGCAGAGGATACTCCGGAGCCCGCCGAGACGGAAAAACCGAAAGATGGCCTGGTGGTTGCCTCCGACGTTCTGCCGCCCACCCTGCCGATCATCCCCCTGCGTCCAAGGCCGGCATTCCCCGGCATTCTGACGCCGATGGTGTTTACCGGCGACAAGCACATCGCCATGGCAAGGCGCGCGGTCGAGACATCCTCCAAAATGATGGGACTGGTGCTGGTCAAGGAGGTCGAGGAACCGGACAGCCCCGACAACCTGCATCGCTTCGGGGTGGTCGGACGCATCATGAAGGTGCTGCACTCCGACGACGACAGCATCCATCTGCTGGTCAACTGTCTGGAACGTTTCAGCATTCGGGAACTGAGCGAGTCGAAAAGAGGGCTGTTTGCCTGGGTTGACTACCACTACGCGGCGGAACTGTCGGTCAACCCGGAACTGAGAGCCTACTCCATGGCCATCATCAGCGCCCTGAAGGAACTGGTGCAGATCAACCCGCTGTACAGCGAAGAAATCAAGATGTTCCTCAACCGCCAGAGCATGGACGACCCTGGCCGGCTGACCGATTTTGCCGCCAACCTGACTTCGGGCGACGGGCAACTGCTGCAGGATATCCTCGAAACCATCGACGTGCGCAAGCGCATCGACAAGGTTCTGGTGTTGCTGAAGAAGGAGCTGGAAGTATCGCGACTGCAAACCAAGATTTCCAAGCAGATCGAACAGAAGGTCAGCGCTCAGCAGCGCGAGTTTTTCCTGCGCGAACAGCTCAAGGCCATTAAAAAGGAACTCGGTCTTGAAAAAGAAGGCAAGGTCAGCGAAATCGAGAAGTTTGAAAAGCGCCTCGAAAACCTGACCTTGAGCGAAGAGGCGGAAAAAACCATCCACGAGGAAATCGAAAAGATGCGGCTCATCGAGCCGTCCTCGCCGGAATACAACGTCTCGCGCAACTACCTGGACTGGCTGACCATTCTGCCCTGGGGCAAGCACAGCAAGGACAACTACAATATCGAGCGGGCGCGGCGTATCCTCGATCGCGACCATTACGGCCTCAAGGACGTCAAGGACCGGATCCTCGAATTTATCGCCGTCGGCAAGCTCAAGGGGGATATTTCCGGCTCGATCCTGTGCCTGGTAGGTCCACCGGGAGTGGGCAAAACCTCCATAGGCAAGAGTATCGCCGCCGCCCTGAACCGCACCTTTTACCGGTTCTCGCTCGGCGGCATGCGCGATGAAGCCGAGATCAAGGGACATCGCCGCACCTATATCGGCGCCATGCCGGGACGTTTCATCCAGGCCATGAAGAGCGCCGGCACCGCCAACCCGGTGCTGATGCTCGACGAGATCGACAAGATCGGCGCTTCTTTTCAGGGCGACCCCGCCTCGGCGCTGCTCGAAGTCCTCGACCCGGAGCAGAACAGCTCCTTCCGCGACCATTACCTGGACGTGCCCTTCGACCTGTCCAACGTGCTGTTCGTGGCCACCGCCAACCAGCTTGACACCATCCCCGCGCCGCTGCTGGACCGCATGGAGATCATCCGCCTGGCCGGCTATATCCTTGAAGAGAAGATGGAGATCGCGCGGCGTTACCTGATCCCGAAAGCCCTGGAAAACCACGGCCTGGACAAGGGCCAGGTGACCATTCGCAAGGACGCCCTGCACACCATCATCGACGGCTACGCCCGCGAAGCCGGGGTGCGTAGTCTGGAAAACCGCATCAAGAAAATCATGCGCTACGCCGCCATGGAGTTTTCCCAGGGACACGCCGACAAAATCACCGTCGGCAAGAAAGACGTGGAGGCGATTCTCGGCAAGCCGGTGTTCACCGAAGAGGAAGTGTTCGAGGATGTTCCGGGCGTGGTTACCGGACTGGCCTGGACCAGCATGGGCGGCGCCACCCTGCAGATCGAAGCCACCGCCATGCCGAGCAGTGGCAAAGGCTTCAAGCAGACCGGCCAGCTCGGCAAGGTCATGATCGAAAGCTCCGATATCGCCTATTCCTACGTCATGGCCCACCTGGAGGAATACGGCGTCGACCCGGAATTTTTCGACAAGCACTTCGTGCACCTGCACGTACCGGCCGGCGCCACCCCCAAGGACGGCCCGTCGGCGGGCGTCACCATGGCCACCGCGCTGCTGTCCATGATCACCGGCAGGCCGGTGATCAAAAAACTCGGCATGACCGGCGAACTGACGCTGACCGGCAAGGTGCTGCCCATCGGCGGCGTCAAGGAGAAGATCATCGCCGTCAAACGCATCGGACTTGACACCGTGATTCTTCCGGAGGCCAACCGCAAGGATTTCGAGGAGCTTCCCGAACATCTGCAGGAAGGGCTGAAGGTGCACTTCGCGCGGGATTACCGCGATGTCTACAAGGTCGCTTTCGCAGGTGCCTGA
- a CDS encoding DUF4177 domain-containing protein codes for MVEYKVVETSLVTDDALEEILNTWTARGWHYDGMQFAMREASKRPAMAFVLFTRKPSQNA; via the coding sequence ATGGTCGAATACAAAGTGGTGGAAACCAGTCTGGTGACGGATGATGCGCTGGAAGAGATTCTCAACACCTGGACCGCCAGAGGCTGGCATTATGACGGCATGCAGTTCGCCATGCGCGAGGCGAGCAAGCGCCCCGCCATGGCTTTTGTTCTTTTTACCCGGAAACCTTCCCAGAACGCATGA
- a CDS encoding PadR family transcriptional regulator, protein MPRGQGPCRHGWGPPQGGFGNLPRFIEPVVLYLLKKLGHAHGYQLAGELPEHAIGETLIDRGALYRTLRQLEADAYVTSDWDVSGAGPARRLYRLTPAGENYLRHWAELIERMAEAMHGFVAKVGELDKKSESDKNSG, encoded by the coding sequence ATGCCGCGCGGACAAGGCCCCTGTCGCCACGGTTGGGGACCGCCTCAGGGCGGATTCGGCAACCTGCCCCGGTTCATCGAGCCGGTGGTGCTCTACCTTCTTAAAAAGCTCGGGCATGCCCACGGTTACCAGCTGGCGGGCGAGTTGCCGGAACACGCCATCGGCGAGACCCTCATCGACCGGGGAGCACTGTACCGCACCCTGCGACAGCTCGAAGCCGACGCCTACGTCACCAGCGACTGGGATGTTTCCGGTGCCGGCCCGGCCCGTAGATTGTACCGTCTGACCCCGGCCGGGGAAAACTACCTGCGCCACTGGGCGGAACTCATCGAACGCATGGCCGAAGCCATGCATGGATTTGTGGCCAAGGTTGGAGAACTGGACAAAAAATCTGAAAGCGACAAAAACTCAGGATGA